In Dermacentor andersoni chromosome 4, qqDerAnde1_hic_scaffold, whole genome shotgun sequence, the following proteins share a genomic window:
- the LOC129386302 gene encoding histone-lysine N-methyltransferase SETMAR-like, giving the protein MMKAGRRVHLKDICWELGNSYGSAYDSVHGSLGYRKVSCRWVPKQLDDMMKGKQMIASLNHLQWYAEEGESFLDSIVTGDEMWILHFTPELKEQCMVWENLGSAVTKNSIHWLLGSVLRDCRGPLLLDFMPQGVTINADSYCSTPSRLLVAIRRKRRGILDVDDAVTLHDNARPYVAIITTDKLWSFYWESLDQPPYSPDFAPSAFHVFGPLKKFLAGQRFTCNDEAKTSDGSSTVSRTNFTTGAFQI; this is encoded by the coding sequence ATGATGAAAGCAGGTCGGCGTGTGCACCTCAAAGACATTTGCTGGGAGCTTGGAAATTCGTACGGGAGCGCTTACGACAGCGTTCACGGGTCCTTAGGATACCGGAAGGTTTCATGTCGGTGGGTGCCTAAGCAGTTGGATGACATGATGAAAGGCAAGCAAATGATTGCTTCGCTGAATCATCTGCAATGGTATGCGGAGGAGGGGGAAAGTTTCCTGGACAGCATTGTTACTGGCGATGAAATGTGGATACTGCATTTCACGCCGGAATTGAAGGAGCAGTGCATGGTGTGGGAAAATCTGGGTTCAGCTGTGACAAAAAATTCCATTCACTGGCTTCTGGGATCGGTCTTAAGGGATTGCCGAGGACCGCTCCTGCTGGATTTCATGCCACAAGGTGTAACCATCAATGCCGACAGTTATTGTTCCACACCGTCACGTCTGCTGGTTGCCATCAGGCGAAAACGCCGAGGGATTCTCGATGTGGACGACGCGGTTACCCTCCACGATAATGCGAGGCCATATGTGGCAATCATAACCACCGACAAGCTCTGGTCATTTTACTGGGAGAGTCTGGACCAGCCACCATACAGTCCTGACTTCGCCCCTAGTGCTTTCCACGTTTTCGGTCCGCTAAAGAAGTTCCTGGCAGGTCAGCGATTCACTTGCAACGACGAAGCCAAGACGTCCGACGGTAGTTCCACAGTCAGCCGCACGAATTTTACCACAGGGGCATTTCAAATTTAA